A stretch of DNA from Malus sylvestris chromosome 9, drMalSylv7.2, whole genome shotgun sequence:
CTCTCCCTCTTGGCCACCCTACTCCTCCAGCTAATGTTAGGATATCGAGGAATTTGCTAGTGAACTTGTTATTTGGTGGGCATGTGGGGAATTGGGATAATGATTTTCTCAAACCTTTCATTTCAGAGGAGAAGTGCAATGCGATTGTTCAAGTACATATTGGGGATCATTTAAGGAAGGACATATTGGTTTGACTGATGACTAGGAATGTGGTGTATACTGTGAGATCTGGTTATCATTGGGTGCATTCCTCTGCAGTGTAAGTGGTGACTAGGCCGGTTTCTACTTCTTTCTTGATTCCTTCCCGTGTTTAGAAGGTCTTTTGGAATTTGAAGACCCCTCCGAAGATTCGTTGTTTTATGTGGAAGGCGTTTAGTAGGGCGTTGGCTACTATGGAGGCTCTTTATAGGCGTCGATGTTCTCCTATTCCGATTTGCCCTATATGTCATGCTTGTGAGGAATCTATCGAGCATATGCTTCTGTTATGCTCGTGGGTCGAAACCTTATGATTTGGAGGTTCTCTTAATTATAAAGTGGATAGGGCGAGCATTACATCTTTGGCGAATTGGTTTTTTTCGCTGATGAACTCTCATTTGGGGTCGATGGCTGATGTTACTTGGCTATTGTTGTACGTTGTCTTCACTTGTTGGCACATTTGGAAGGCTCGGTGTGACTCCATTTTTAATCAGAATATCATATTACCCCGGCAAGTTCTTTTGTCTCTCACATTTTCGATTGATTTTTTCCTGGAGGCTTCCCATTCGCCGTTGGGAAGCTTTCTCCCTTCGCAGGTTTCTTCGTCTGGCTTGGTCATGTGGTCTCCCCCGAGTTATCCCTTTATGAAGGTCAATGTTGATGTGAGTTGGTCTGTTACCACTAGTGAAGGATTCGCTGGGGTCGTTGTTCGGAATTAGGATGGTCGGTTTGTGGCAGCGAGGAAATGGCAGACTCATGCTCCAAGCACTATGGCGGTAGAAGCTAATGCTATATTTGTGGGGTGCGAATTTGCTAAATCTCTGGATCTGTAGCAAATTGTTGTGAAGTTAAACTCCAGGGAGAACATTTCTTGTTTGTTGAATGATATTTCTTCTGGTAGCTGGGAGGCGTTCCCTACGTTGACAAGGATTTTAAGGCTTATGGATGTCTTTCAGAGGtgtcgctggtcttgggttcTGAGATCAGCCAATATGGCGGCGCACCGGTTTTCGAGGTCTAATACGGAGATGTGCGGTTCCTCATGGGTTAACCAACCCCCATCTTCGTTAGTGCATATCCTGAATAAGGATTGTCTCCCTTGTCCTCCTTAATTTTGTTGTGGTGGTGATGGGGATGATACCCTTGCACTTGGTGCAGTGTCTCATGCCTTTGTACCTCAATCACTGCTCTGTGTTTGCTTTCCCTGGTTGTTGCCTCCTTGTAGACCTCCTTGTCTCTTTGGCTTCGATCCTGGAAATGCTTTTTCcagttctcaaaaaaaaaaaataaataaataaaataaaaaacttactCTAatagaattaaagttgagaaacCATTATTATAATTTCCTTCATTTAAAGTAGAGTTAACCTAAATTCACTTTGCATTGTGATGGTTAATATTTTCCAAGCCGATTGAACCCGAATTACTGAATGGGAAGAAATATGTTAGAGTTGGATTGGTTGATCGTCCAATTTATCTAACCCGATCGAGTTGCATCCCTACTTATTGTCAAGAAGAAAGGCATTGTGGGAAATCAGTATGCAAAATTGTAGTTGAAacatgagaaattttttagtgtgaccaGCAAATgaggtggtacatcacgtgtcactatacaaatattgaaatatatgtgttaaaaaattaataacttaaaaaataaaattttctacaacttacataaaaacacgtaatATACCGTTCGTATTCTCGTCACAATAAATCTTTTGTTGGCCTTGGCAAATGGCCAGAACTGGGACAAACCCACTTTCCCATTGAAATTAGCTTTCATTTGCCTCACTTaccctctctcctccctctctccctctcaattCTAGTAACTCCAAAAAAAGGACGAAAAATGCACACTCACAGTCACTaccctcactctcttcctccGCCTTCGTCGCCATGAAAAGAAGACGACGAAAAACACCCAGCAAACCCCACCAGCACCGCCATTCTCTCTGCCAATCTCCCTGAACCCACACCCTGCAAAACCCAGTAGAAACCCAGCAAACCAAAATGTGCTATGTGGGAAAAGCAACAaagatcttcatttttttggTGACAGTGTTGGTAGTGTTCGGGCTGGTTTTCGGATTAGGGGTTCTCCGCCACGGCCTCCATAAATCCCACAAATGCTCCGCCGATTCGGACTCCTGCAGCCCTCTCCCCTCCCCACCAATTCAATTCCCTAACCCCAGTTCCGGTTCGAACCAGCCGAGCTCACCAAATCCCGATCCAACTCTGACCCAGCCCAGCCCACCTAACGCCAATTTCAACCCGCCTCCGCCGCGCAACCCAGATTTAAACCCGTCTCCGCCGACGTCAACTTCAAGCCCGCCTCCTCCACCTCCGCCGCCATCAATTCTAAGCCCACCTCCGCCAACTCCGCCGACATCAATTCTCAGTCCACCTCCGCCAACTCCGCCGACATCAATTCTGAGTCCACCTCCGCCACCT
This window harbors:
- the LOC126633742 gene encoding leucine-rich repeat extensin-like protein 3, with the translated sequence MCYVGKATKIFIFLVTVLVVFGLVFGLGVLRHGLHKSHKCSADSDSCSPLPSPPIQFPNPSSGSNQPSSPNPDPTLTQPSPPNANFNPPPPRNPDLNPSPPTSTSSPPPPPPPPSILSPPPPTPPTSILSPPPPTPPTSILSPPPPPPPTSILSPPPPTSILSPPPPNPTSNPPSFQQPPPATKAAPPFNPPSEGQVTPGPARL